The Paramisgurnus dabryanus chromosome 6, PD_genome_1.1, whole genome shotgun sequence genome has a window encoding:
- the tbl1xr1b gene encoding F-box-like/WD repeat-containing protein TBL1XR1b, translating to MSISSDEVNFLVYRYLQESGFSHSAFTFGIESHISQSNINGALVPPAALISIIQKGLQYVEAEVSINEDGTLFDGRPIESLSLIDAVMPDVVQTRQQVYKDKLAQQQAAAASSASLASAAKNGENTANGEENGAHTLSNHHSDMMEVDRVVEIPASKAMVLRGHESEVFICAWNPVSDLLASGSGDSTARIWNLSESSAGGSTQLVLRHCIREGGQDVPSNKDVTSLDWNSEGTLLATGSYDGFARIWTKDGNLASTLGQHKGPIFALKWNKKGNFILSAGVDKTTIIWDAHTGEAKQQFPFHSAPALDVDWQSNNTFASCSTDMCIHVCKLGQDRPVKTFQGHTNEVNAIKWDPTGNLLASCSDDMTLKLWSMKQDTCVHDLQAHNKEIYTIKWSPTGPGTNNPNANLMLASASFDSTVRLWDAERGACIHTLTKHQEPVYSVAFSPDGRHLASGSFDKCVHIWNTQSGALVNSYRGTGGIFEVCWNSTGDKVGASASDGSVCVLDLRK from the exons ATGAGCATAAGCAGTGATGAGGTCAATTTCCTGGTGTACAGATACCTGCAGGAGTCGG GATTTTCCCATTCAGCATTCACCTTTGGCATAGAGAGCCACATAAGCCAGTCCAACATCAACGGAGCTCTGGTGCCCCCTGCAGCCCTCATCTCCATCATCCAGAAGGGCCTGCAGTATGTGGAGGCAGAAGTCAGCATCAATGAG GACGGTACCCTGTTTGACGGGCGGCCGATCGAGTCTCTGTCCTTGATTGATGCTGTGATGCCAGATGTGGTGCAGACGCGGCAGCAGGTGTATAAAGATAAGCTGGCTCAGCAGCAAGCTGCCGCCGCCTCCAGTGCATCATTGGCTTCAGCTGCCAAGAACGGAGAGAACACGGCTAATGGAGAGGAGAACGGCGCACACACGCTGTCCA ACCACCATTCAGACATGATGGAGGTGGACAGGGTGGTGGAGATCCCAGCCAGTAAAGCCATGGTGCTACGGGGCCATGAATCTGAGGTCTTTATCTGTGCTTGGAACCCTGTCAGTGACCTGCTGGCCTCTGG TTCTGGAGATTCGACTGCACGGATCTGGAACTTGAGCGAGAGCAGCGCTGGAGGATCCACTCAACTGGTTCTGCGTCACTGTATCAGGGAGGGGGGGCAGGATGTGCCCAGTAACAAAGATGTCACCTCACTGGACTGGAAT AGTGAAGGTACACTTCTAGCCACAGGGTCCTATGATGGCTTTGCCCGAATATGGACTAAAGATG GTAATCTTGCCAGTACACTGGGGCAGCACAAGGGTCCTATATTTGCTTTAAAGTGGAACAAGAAAGGAAACTTTATTCTCAGTGCTGGGGTTGATAAG ACCACCATCATTTGGGACGCACACACAGGAGAAGCCAAACAGCAATTTCCATTCCATTCAG CACCAGCTTTGGATGTGGACTGGCAAAGCAACAACACATTTGCCTCCTGCAGCACAGACATGTGCATTCACGTGTGTAAACTGGGCCAAGACCGACCAGTCAAGACATTCCAGGGCCACACA AATGAAGTCAATGCAATCAAATGGGATCCAACGGGAAATCTTCTAGCGTCTTGCTCTGATGACATGACGCTAAAG CTTTGGAGCATGAAACAGGACACTTGTGTTCATGACCTCCAAGCCCACAATAAGGAGATCTACACCATTAAATGGAGCCCTACTGGACCTGGAACCAACAATCCCAATGCCAACCTCATGCTGGCCAG TGCATCGTTTGATTCGACGGTGCGTCTGTGGGACGCAGAGCGTGGTGCCTGCATCCACACGCTAACCAAACACCAGGAGCCCGTCTACAGCGTGGCCTTCAGCCCGGACGGACGTCACCTGGCAAGCGGTTCTTTTGACAAGTGTGTCCATATCTGGAACACGCAG AGTGGTGCTTTAGTCAACAGCTACAGAGGGACGGGGGGCATTTTTGAAGTATGCTGGAACTCCACCGGGGACAAAGTGGGTGCAAGTGCATCAGATGGCTCG GTTTGTGTATTAGACCTAAGGAAATGA